A single genomic interval of Metamycoplasma salivarium harbors:
- a CDS encoding MAG0480 family ComEC-like protein, whose protein sequence is MRANWKNWWCWFKNYATSQAKTNPLKNLFSIFSIAILIFLTYVENSNWIIIFSLIFMTLIHISNWKILILSLLLGSLLIMSKEITNLWISNFVGQNLNGNYVIENTFKNGFVFKYNNVNIYAFTENKIYSRGDLVSLQGIIKKLENSNSFYKSNNIYLVLQKPVIEIVEKNLLVQKFDNYNLNAKIFLNLILLSTKISSSKEILKTLQNLNLSHFFVVSGFHFAILFLTINLIISKIKYISKFSIFISFIILFCYLILLKFQISAFRAFIFLALVYFNKKYLNSKFKNVDILAFLAYCFILFNPSIIYNLSFIFSFTLSTIILLSNNIFKFVKRKWLTQIFIVILAFISSQLISITINPTISIFGFLYQMIFTPIFYLSYLISIIFFWQIDMCNAYFNFLNEIIIFLDKTNYLVEIKKQAYGLIFALHLMFIFLSIIIEQKRIYTNFVIKNHFLKYHQMFVH, encoded by the coding sequence ATGAGAGCAAATTGAAAAAATTGATGGTGTTGGTTTAAGAACTATGCAACTTCTCAAGCAAAAACTAACCCTTTAAAAAACTTATTCAGTATTTTTTCTATAGCTATATTAATCTTTTTAACATATGTTGAAAACTCAAATTGAATTATTATTTTTTCTTTGATTTTTATGACTTTAATTCATATTAGTAATTGAAAAATATTGATTTTAAGTTTGCTATTAGGAAGTTTGTTAATTATGTCAAAAGAAATCACAAATTTGTGAATTAGTAATTTCGTAGGTCAAAACCTAAATGGAAATTATGTTATAGAAAATACCTTTAAAAATGGTTTTGTTTTTAAATACAACAATGTTAATATTTATGCATTTACAGAAAACAAAATTTATTCAAGAGGCGATTTAGTTTCATTGCAAGGAATTATTAAAAAATTAGAAAATTCAAACTCATTTTATAAATCAAATAACATTTATTTAGTTTTGCAAAAACCTGTTATAGAAATTGTTGAGAAAAATTTACTTGTACAGAAATTTGATAATTACAATTTAAATGCAAAAATATTCTTAAATTTAATTTTGCTTTCTACAAAAATATCATCATCTAAAGAAATACTAAAAACATTGCAAAATTTAAATCTTAGTCATTTCTTTGTAGTTAGTGGATTTCATTTTGCCATTTTATTTTTAACAATTAATTTAATAATTAGCAAAATTAAATATATTTCTAAATTTTCAATTTTTATCTCATTTATAATACTTTTTTGCTATCTTATTCTCTTAAAATTTCAAATATCTGCATTTAGAGCATTTATATTTTTGGCACTAGTATATTTCAATAAAAAATACTTAAACTCTAAATTTAAAAACGTTGATATTCTTGCGTTTTTAGCATATTGTTTCATACTGTTTAATCCGAGCATAATTTACAACTTAAGTTTTATTTTTTCATTTACATTATCTACAATAATTTTGCTGTCAAATAATATATTCAAATTTGTTAAAAGAAAATGGCTAACGCAAATATTTATTGTAATATTAGCATTTATTTCATCGCAATTAATTTCAATTACAATTAATCCAACAATTTCAATTTTTGGCTTTCTATATCAAATGATATTTACTCCAATATTTTATTTATCTTATTTAATTTCAATAATATTCTTTTGACAAATAGATATGTGTAACGCTTACTTTAATTTTCTAAATGAAATAATAATATTTTTAGACAAAACAAATTATTTAGTGGAAATAAAAAAGCAAGCATATGGTTTGATATTTGCTTTGCATTTAATGTTTATTTTTCTTTCAATAATCATTGAACAAAAAAGAATTTATACTAACTTTGTAATTAAAAATCACTTTTTAAAATATCATCAAATGTTTGTTCATTAA
- a CDS encoding MAG0490 family ComEA-like DNA-binding protein yields the protein MQARHKRLLFIGASFLGASIFLLSSYAIIRKTKKNELDNKKQNENEYITIKITGAVYYPGQYTFNKGIKLYEVLKHVKLKQNANVKNLNFDQEITKNMTLNISYNETYKINIREIKKYQHIVNLGIRKNIAIKIFNFIIKNNYNITWEQIEKIDGVGLRTMQLLKQKLTL from the coding sequence ATGCAAGCAAGACACAAACGTTTATTGTTTATTGGAGCATCTTTCTTAGGTGCTTCAATTTTTCTTTTATCCTCATATGCAATAATTAGAAAAACTAAGAAAAATGAGTTAGACAACAAAAAACAAAATGAAAATGAATATATCACCATAAAAATTACTGGTGCTGTTTATTATCCAGGTCAATATACTTTTAATAAAGGCATTAAACTTTATGAGGTCTTAAAACATGTTAAATTAAAACAAAATGCTAATGTCAAAAACTTAAATTTTGATCAAGAAATCACTAAAAATATGACATTAAATATTTCATATAATGAAACTTACAAAATTAACATTAGAGAAATTAAAAAATATCAGCACATTGTTAATTTAGGAATTAGAAAAAATATAGCTATTAAAATATTCAATTTTATTATAAAAAATAACTACAACATAACATGAGAGCAAATTGAAAAAATTGATGGTGTTGGTTTAAGAACTATGCAACTTCTCAAGCAAAAACTAACCCTTTAA
- a CDS encoding YebC/PmpR family DNA-binding transcriptional regulator: MSGHSKWATTKAHKFAQDAKRSQMFQKFSKEIMVAATIGGPDPDSNPALKLAIARAKSRSMPKANIDKAIAKVAGGAKDGNNFQSYLYSGTAFGGVTFLVSCLTDNFNRLSSNIKHHFLHANGSLGKQGSIPYVFEQKGILEFPKTVANEDDVMTVALDSGASDFEVEEENYVITTEPSQFSNVKQALDDAFKIENYSTSEVTYVPNSYVEISEDKVAQLEKFIDLLEDDEDVQDVYHNAEL, translated from the coding sequence ATGTCAGGACATTCAAAATGAGCAACAACTAAAGCACATAAATTTGCGCAAGATGCTAAAAGAAGCCAAATGTTTCAAAAATTTTCAAAAGAAATTATGGTTGCTGCAACAATCGGTGGGCCAGATCCAGATTCTAATCCAGCATTAAAATTAGCAATTGCAAGAGCGAAATCTAGAAGTATGCCAAAAGCGAATATTGATAAAGCAATTGCAAAAGTTGCAGGTGGTGCAAAAGATGGAAATAATTTTCAAAGTTATTTATATTCAGGAACCGCATTCGGTGGAGTAACTTTTTTAGTAAGTTGTTTAACAGATAATTTTAATCGTTTGTCTTCAAACATTAAACATCATTTCTTGCATGCAAATGGTTCATTGGGCAAACAAGGTTCAATTCCATATGTTTTTGAACAAAAAGGTATTTTAGAATTTCCAAAAACTGTTGCTAATGAAGATGATGTAATGACAGTTGCTTTAGATTCAGGTGCAAGTGATTTTGAAGTTGAAGAAGAAAACTATGTAATTACTACTGAGCCTTCACAATTTTCAAATGTTAAACAAGCTTTAGATGATGCTTTCAAAATTGAAAATTATTCAACTTCTGAAGTTACATATGTTCCAAATTCATATGTAGAAATTTCTGAAGATAAAGTTGCACAACTTGAAAAATTTATCGATCTTTTAGAAGATGATGAAGATGTTCAAGATGTCTATCATAATGCCGAATTATAA
- a CDS encoding cytidine deaminase — translation MIDFKELKKKLDYAYAPYSKVKVACCAITEDNKMFFGVNVENPAFPSGLCAERSCLFGSVAYGAKIGSFKELHVISNSKNILYCCSACLQVMTHFMTRDGVVHFYNIDNTKQETRKITELVPFQVREEDIKF, via the coding sequence ATGATAGATTTTAAAGAATTAAAGAAAAAATTAGATTATGCATATGCCCCATATTCTAAAGTTAAAGTAGCATGTTGTGCAATTACAGAAGATAATAAAATGTTTTTTGGAGTAAATGTAGAAAATCCTGCTTTTCCTAGTGGACTTTGTGCTGAAAGATCATGTTTATTTGGTTCGGTTGCTTATGGTGCAAAAATTGGAAGTTTTAAAGAGTTGCATGTTATTTCAAATTCAAAAAATATTTTATATTGTTGTTCTGCATGCTTGCAAGTTATGACGCATTTTATGACAAGAGATGGAGTTGTACATTTTTACAATATTGATAATACAAAACAAGAAACAAGAAAAATTACTGAATTAGTACCTTTTCAAGTTAGAGAAGAGGATATAAAATTTTAA